In one Modestobacter sp. L9-4 genomic region, the following are encoded:
- a CDS encoding PAS domain-containing methyl-accepting chemotaxis protein produces MPDRPVPARTSAAVPDDVELRRIAVAMRDSSAMVELALDGTVLTANQHYLDVMGYTAAELIGQHHRMVCDPVHAASPEYTAFWERMAAGEVDAGVVVKRRGKGGREVWLRGSYIPMPDASGRPVKVVVLATDITEGKVAALERQSQAVALDRSQAVIEFAPDGTVLTANRNFLDAMGYTLPEVRGKHHRMFVEPAVAASAEYAEFWQRLGTGQFEGGIYKRLAKGGREVWLQATYNPILDDDGHPVKVVKFASDITVARLADAESRGKVAAIDRAQAVIEFKIDGTVLGANANFLETMGYALHEIVGKHHRVFCEPALAASAEYEEFWARLASGAYESGEFKRLAKDGREVWLQATYNPILDDTGKPIKIVKFASDITDAKFAGAEARGKVAAIERAQAVIEFDLSGRVLTANQNFVDTMGYPLNEIRGKHHRMFCEPAYAASDEYAEFWARLGQGHYEAGEYKRRDKDGREVWLQATYNPILDDSGRVVKVVKFASDITRAKRQNAEFTGKVTAIERAQAVIEFDLDGTILTANQNFLDALGYTLSEVQGKHHRVFCDPVYAGSQEYRDFWEKLGSGDFHTGEYRRIHKSGRDVWIQATYNPILDDAGRPFKVVKFASDVTTAKLRSAEIEARVNAVDRAQAVIEFDLEGNVLAANDNFLRTMGYSRREVVGHHHSEFCDDAYIRSPEYRDFWIRLGAGEVLAGRFHRKGKYGRDVHIQATYNPILDLTGNPFKVVKFAYDVTADVERERRIALGTKDMTASVRHLSASIEDIARSSQTATGLAAETQDNARQGVEALRASLEAIALIQKSSNSITEIVRVMGEIANQTNLLAFNASIEAARAGEHGVGFSIVAGEVRKLAERSFTASQQIGKLIEESADRVAQGSEVSKRAENAFERIVSSVTRTNDTILSISESTQLQQAASREVDELIAQLASAD; encoded by the coding sequence GTGCCCGATCGACCCGTCCCGGCCCGTACGTCGGCCGCAGTGCCCGACGACGTCGAACTGCGCCGGATCGCGGTCGCCATGCGGGACTCGTCCGCGATGGTCGAGCTCGCGCTGGACGGGACCGTGCTGACGGCGAACCAGCACTACCTCGACGTCATGGGGTACACGGCCGCCGAGCTGATCGGCCAGCACCACCGGATGGTCTGCGACCCCGTGCACGCCGCGTCCCCCGAGTACACCGCGTTCTGGGAACGGATGGCCGCCGGCGAGGTCGACGCGGGCGTGGTGGTCAAGCGGCGGGGCAAGGGCGGTCGCGAGGTGTGGCTGCGCGGCTCCTACATCCCGATGCCCGACGCCTCGGGCCGGCCGGTGAAGGTCGTCGTGCTGGCCACCGACATCACCGAGGGCAAGGTGGCCGCGCTCGAGCGGCAGAGCCAGGCCGTGGCCCTCGACCGGTCGCAGGCCGTCATCGAGTTCGCCCCCGACGGCACCGTGCTCACCGCCAACAGGAACTTCCTCGACGCGATGGGCTACACGCTCCCGGAGGTGCGCGGCAAGCACCACCGCATGTTCGTCGAGCCCGCGGTCGCCGCCAGCGCCGAGTACGCCGAGTTCTGGCAGCGGCTGGGGACCGGCCAGTTCGAGGGCGGGATCTACAAGCGGCTGGCCAAGGGCGGCCGCGAGGTGTGGCTGCAGGCCACCTACAACCCGATCCTGGACGACGACGGCCACCCGGTGAAGGTGGTCAAGTTCGCCAGCGACATCACCGTCGCGCGCCTGGCCGACGCCGAGTCCCGCGGCAAGGTCGCCGCCATCGACCGGGCCCAGGCGGTCATCGAGTTCAAGATCGACGGCACGGTGCTCGGCGCGAACGCCAACTTCCTCGAGACCATGGGCTACGCCCTGCACGAGATCGTGGGCAAGCACCACCGGGTCTTCTGCGAGCCGGCCCTGGCCGCCAGCGCCGAGTACGAGGAGTTCTGGGCGCGGCTGGCCAGCGGCGCGTACGAGTCCGGCGAGTTCAAGCGGCTGGCCAAGGACGGCCGCGAGGTGTGGCTGCAGGCCACCTACAACCCGATCCTCGACGACACCGGCAAGCCGATCAAGATCGTCAAGTTCGCCAGCGACATCACCGACGCCAAGTTCGCCGGTGCCGAGGCCCGGGGCAAGGTGGCCGCGATCGAGCGCGCCCAGGCGGTCATCGAGTTCGACCTCAGCGGCCGCGTCCTCACCGCCAACCAGAACTTCGTCGACACCATGGGCTACCCGCTCAACGAGATCCGCGGCAAGCACCACCGGATGTTCTGCGAGCCCGCCTACGCCGCCTCCGACGAGTACGCGGAGTTCTGGGCCCGCCTCGGCCAGGGCCACTACGAGGCCGGTGAGTACAAGCGGCGCGACAAGGACGGGCGCGAGGTGTGGCTGCAGGCCACCTACAACCCCATCCTCGACGACTCCGGCCGCGTCGTGAAGGTGGTCAAGTTCGCCTCCGACATCACCCGGGCCAAGCGGCAGAACGCCGAGTTCACCGGCAAGGTGACCGCGATCGAGCGCGCCCAGGCCGTGATCGAGTTCGACCTCGACGGCACGATCCTCACCGCGAACCAGAACTTCCTCGACGCGCTGGGCTACACGCTGTCGGAGGTGCAGGGCAAGCACCACCGGGTCTTCTGCGACCCGGTGTACGCCGGCAGCCAGGAGTACCGGGACTTCTGGGAGAAGCTGGGCAGCGGCGACTTCCACACCGGTGAGTACCGGCGCATCCACAAGAGCGGCCGCGACGTGTGGATCCAGGCCACCTACAACCCGATCCTCGACGACGCCGGCCGGCCCTTCAAGGTGGTCAAGTTCGCCAGCGACGTCACCACGGCCAAGCTGCGCAGCGCCGAGATCGAGGCGCGGGTCAACGCCGTCGACCGGGCCCAGGCGGTCATCGAGTTCGACCTCGAGGGCAACGTCCTCGCCGCCAACGACAACTTCCTGCGGACCATGGGCTACTCGCGCCGCGAGGTGGTCGGCCACCACCACAGCGAGTTCTGCGACGACGCCTACATCCGCTCACCGGAGTACCGGGACTTCTGGATCCGGCTCGGCGCGGGCGAGGTGCTGGCCGGGCGGTTCCACCGCAAGGGCAAGTACGGCCGCGACGTGCACATCCAGGCCACCTACAACCCGATCCTCGACCTGACCGGGAACCCGTTCAAGGTGGTCAAGTTCGCCTACGACGTCACCGCCGACGTCGAGCGGGAGCGCCGGATCGCGCTGGGCACCAAGGACATGACCGCCTCGGTGCGGCACCTGTCGGCGTCCATCGAGGACATCGCCCGCAGCTCCCAGACCGCGACCGGGCTGGCCGCCGAGACCCAGGACAACGCGCGGCAGGGCGTGGAGGCGCTGCGTGCCTCGCTCGAGGCCATCGCGCTGATCCAGAAGTCGTCGAACTCGATCACCGAGATCGTCCGGGTCATGGGCGAGATCGCCAACCAGACCAACCTGCTGGCCTTCAACGCCTCGATCGAGGCGGCCCGGGCCGGTGAGCACGGGGTGGGCTTCTCCATCGTCGCCGGCGAGGTGCGCAAGCTCGCCGAACGCTCCTTCACCGCCTCCCAGCAGATCGGGAAGCTCATCGAGGAGTCCGCCGACCGGGTCGCGCAGGGCTCCGAGGTGTCCAAGCGGGCCGAGAACGCCTTCGAGCGGATCGTCAGCAGCGTCACCCGCACCAACGACACGATCCTGTCGATCTCGGAGTCCACGCAGCTGCAGCAGGCCGCCTCCCGCGAGGTCGACGAGCTCATCGCCCAGCTCGCCTCCGCGGACTGA
- a CDS encoding chemotaxis protein CheW: MTTSLEDLRAASVDDAGGDVVHGLLRLAGMDVALPLSALREVVPCPAELAGLPAVAPGLLGAIELRRLVLPVLDLQAVTGRGQERRPDQVVVVVASGDRVLGLLADQVQGICPVAADSLVAAHAHGGGLLFSHTFRHPDTGRAYSVLDAAAVLALPGVPTVSDVTRAPAAVRDGGPAAGRRTLTVLRCGEYRLAIDAEHVHTTIPTPDLRSSVLTSRMCPGTVEYDDREVPVVDPLVLLGLGELARADTGAGLVLDLGHGYVVLALSELLELAHVGPGDVLPTPSFALPRPDLLGGMVQVEGFGDCLVLDGEMLLADPQLSGFASVNTALASSSTGDEPTTSAATAAASGAPAYLTYSIGLDVATPLEQVSEILPFPGTLTRTSVHGLLGLVTHRRSVVPVLCLATLIGLPSRTLTAETCLLLVDVDGEQVAFSVDALRSIEPLTWTDPDQVRDRGADQLERVLQTSPLVQVGGETRLLPGLDLQRVARAVRGPVVVPVPLSPVTAELVAG, from the coding sequence GTGACCACCTCGCTGGAGGACCTGCGCGCCGCGTCCGTGGACGACGCCGGCGGGGACGTCGTCCACGGCCTGCTGCGGCTGGCCGGGATGGACGTCGCCCTGCCGCTGTCGGCGCTGCGGGAGGTCGTGCCGTGCCCGGCCGAGCTGGCCGGGCTGCCCGCGGTGGCGCCGGGGCTGCTCGGGGCGATCGAGCTGCGCCGGCTGGTCCTCCCCGTCCTCGACCTGCAGGCGGTCACCGGCCGCGGCCAGGAACGGCGCCCGGACCAGGTCGTCGTCGTGGTCGCCTCGGGCGACCGGGTCCTCGGGCTGCTGGCCGACCAGGTGCAGGGCATCTGCCCGGTCGCCGCCGACAGCCTGGTCGCCGCACACGCGCACGGCGGCGGGCTGCTGTTCTCCCACACCTTCCGCCACCCCGACACCGGGCGGGCCTACAGCGTGCTGGACGCCGCCGCGGTCCTGGCCCTGCCCGGCGTGCCCACGGTCAGCGACGTGACCCGGGCGCCCGCCGCGGTGCGGGACGGCGGCCCGGCCGCCGGCCGGCGCACCCTCACGGTGCTGCGGTGCGGGGAGTACCGGCTGGCGATCGACGCCGAGCACGTGCACACCACGATCCCCACACCGGACCTGCGCTCCTCGGTGCTGACCAGCCGGATGTGCCCGGGCACGGTCGAGTACGACGACCGGGAGGTGCCGGTCGTGGACCCGCTGGTCCTGCTCGGGCTGGGGGAGCTCGCCCGCGCCGACACCGGCGCGGGGCTGGTGCTCGACCTCGGGCACGGCTACGTGGTGCTGGCGCTCAGCGAGCTGCTCGAGCTGGCCCACGTCGGCCCCGGGGACGTGCTGCCCACGCCGTCCTTCGCGCTGCCCCGGCCGGACCTGCTGGGCGGGATGGTGCAGGTCGAGGGGTTCGGTGACTGCCTGGTGCTGGACGGGGAGATGCTGCTGGCCGACCCGCAGCTGTCCGGCTTCGCGTCGGTGAACACCGCCCTGGCGTCCAGCAGCACCGGCGACGAGCCGACGACGTCCGCGGCGACCGCCGCCGCCAGCGGCGCGCCGGCGTACCTGACCTACTCGATCGGGCTGGACGTCGCCACGCCGCTCGAGCAGGTCAGCGAGATCCTGCCGTTCCCCGGGACGCTCACCCGGACGTCGGTCCACGGGCTGCTCGGGCTGGTGACGCACCGCCGCTCGGTGGTGCCGGTGCTGTGCCTGGCCACGCTGATCGGTCTGCCGAGCCGCACGCTGACGGCGGAGACCTGTCTGCTGCTGGTGGACGTCGACGGTGAGCAGGTCGCCTTCTCCGTGGACGCGCTGCGCAGCATCGAACCGCTGACCTGGACCGACCCCGACCAGGTCCGCGACCGCGGGGCCGACCAGCTCGAGCGGGTGCTGCAGACCTCGCCGCTGGTGCAGGTGGGCGGGGAGACCCGGCTGCTGCCCGGGCTGGACCTGCAGCGGGTGGCCCGCGCCGTCCGGGGGCCGGTCGTCGTCCCGGTCCCGCTCTCGCCGGTCACGGCGGAGCTGGTCGCCGGCTGA
- a CDS encoding NAD(P)H-quinone oxidoreductase, which produces MRAVTISEPGGPEVLGWGEVPDPVCGPGEVVVDVVAAAVNRADLLQRQGRYPAPAGASDVLGLECSGVISEVGTDVAGWAVGDEVCALLSGGGYAERVAVPAGQLLPRPAGVELATAAALPEVVCTVWSNVFMLAGLRAGEVLLVHGGSSGIGTMAIQLGVRAGARVAVTAGSPEKLAACRELGAEILVDHREQDFVEEVRTATGGHGADVVLDIIGAAYLARNVDVLATGGRLVGIGTQGGVRAELDLGVLMRKRASVAATTLRGRPATGPGSKAEVVAAVRREVWPDVERGVVRPIIDRRLPMSRAGEAHALLESSTHVGKVLLVNG; this is translated from the coding sequence ATGCGCGCAGTGACGATCTCCGAGCCCGGTGGCCCCGAGGTGCTCGGCTGGGGTGAGGTGCCCGACCCGGTCTGCGGCCCGGGCGAGGTGGTCGTCGACGTCGTCGCCGCGGCGGTGAACCGCGCCGACCTGCTGCAGCGGCAAGGGCGGTACCCGGCACCGGCGGGCGCCTCCGACGTCCTGGGCCTGGAGTGCAGCGGTGTGATCAGCGAGGTCGGCACCGACGTCGCCGGCTGGGCGGTCGGCGACGAGGTGTGCGCGCTGCTGTCCGGCGGCGGCTACGCCGAGCGGGTCGCCGTCCCGGCCGGTCAGCTGCTGCCCCGGCCGGCCGGGGTCGAACTGGCCACCGCCGCGGCCCTGCCGGAGGTGGTCTGCACCGTGTGGTCGAACGTGTTCATGCTGGCCGGGCTGCGCGCCGGGGAGGTGCTGCTCGTGCACGGCGGCTCCAGCGGCATCGGCACGATGGCCATCCAGCTGGGCGTCCGCGCCGGCGCCCGGGTCGCGGTCACCGCCGGCAGCCCGGAGAAGCTCGCCGCCTGCCGCGAGCTGGGGGCCGAGATCCTGGTCGACCACCGCGAGCAGGACTTCGTCGAGGAGGTCCGGACGGCGACCGGCGGGCACGGCGCAGACGTCGTCCTGGACATCATCGGCGCGGCCTACCTGGCGCGGAACGTCGACGTCCTGGCCACCGGCGGCCGGCTGGTGGGCATCGGCACCCAGGGCGGCGTGCGGGCCGAGCTCGACCTCGGCGTGCTGATGCGCAAGCGCGCGTCGGTGGCCGCGACCACCCTGCGCGGCCGCCCGGCGACCGGCCCCGGGAGCAAGGCGGAGGTCGTGGCCGCGGTGCGCCGGGAGGTGTGGCCCGACGTCGAGCGCGGCGTGGTCCGGCCGATCATCGACCGCCGGCTGCCGATGTCCCGCGCCGGCGAGGCGCACGCCCTGCTGGAGTCCAGCACCCACGTCGGCAAGGTCCTGCTGGTCAACGGCTAG
- a CDS encoding cysteine desulfurase-like protein, translating to MASGEGLLDVARVRGLFPGLSDGLVHADGPGGSLVPESVVRAVSQAMRVPIADRGGVFAPSARAEQLVAGARTAIADLVGGLPAGVVLGPSMTSLTYGMARALAKHWRRGDELVVSRLDHDANVRPWLQIAAEFDLVVKWAEVDIETGELPDWQYDELLTSRTRLVAVTAASNAIGTCPDVAAISARARHVGALVFVDGAHAAPHALLDVDVLGADFLALSAYKWGGPHVGAVVAHPGLLEELRPDKLVPAPDRVPDRFELGAPPYELYAGVAASVDHLAALCPEADGTRAERLATAMTAVSAYESALFARLDRGLRSMAHVQVLGEPRYATPTLSFTVSRTRPRTVARELARRGVCAWDGDFYCRELFDAIGVNESGGAVRLGLMHYNTAEEVEHLLDCVSALR from the coding sequence ATGGCGTCGGGGGAGGGCCTGCTGGACGTGGCCCGGGTCCGGGGGCTGTTCCCAGGGCTGTCCGACGGCCTGGTGCACGCCGACGGGCCCGGTGGCTCGCTGGTGCCCGAGAGCGTGGTGCGGGCGGTCTCGCAGGCGATGCGGGTGCCGATCGCCGACCGCGGCGGGGTGTTCGCCCCCTCCGCGCGGGCCGAACAGCTGGTCGCCGGTGCCCGTACGGCGATCGCCGACCTCGTCGGGGGGCTGCCGGCCGGCGTCGTCCTGGGACCCAGCATGACGTCGCTGACCTACGGCATGGCGCGCGCGCTGGCCAAGCACTGGCGCCGCGGCGACGAGCTGGTGGTCAGCCGGCTCGACCACGACGCCAACGTGCGGCCGTGGCTGCAGATCGCCGCGGAGTTCGACCTGGTCGTCAAGTGGGCCGAGGTGGACATCGAGACCGGCGAGCTGCCCGACTGGCAGTACGACGAGCTGCTCACCAGCCGCACCCGGCTGGTCGCCGTCACCGCGGCCAGCAACGCCATCGGCACCTGCCCCGACGTCGCCGCGATCTCCGCCCGCGCCCGCCACGTCGGTGCGCTGGTGTTCGTCGACGGGGCGCACGCCGCGCCGCACGCGCTGCTCGACGTCGACGTCCTGGGCGCGGACTTCCTGGCGCTGTCGGCCTACAAGTGGGGCGGTCCGCACGTGGGGGCGGTGGTCGCCCACCCCGGCCTGCTGGAGGAGCTGCGGCCGGACAAGCTGGTGCCCGCCCCCGACCGGGTGCCCGACCGGTTCGAGCTGGGCGCGCCGCCCTACGAGCTCTACGCCGGGGTCGCCGCCTCCGTCGACCACCTGGCGGCCCTGTGTCCGGAGGCCGACGGCACCCGGGCGGAGCGGCTGGCCACCGCGATGACCGCGGTGAGCGCCTACGAGAGCGCGCTGTTCGCCCGGCTGGACCGCGGGCTGCGCTCGATGGCGCACGTGCAGGTGCTGGGGGAGCCCCGGTACGCCACGCCGACCCTGTCGTTCACCGTGTCGCGGACCCGCCCGCGCACGGTCGCCCGGGAGCTCGCCCGCCGCGGGGTCTGCGCCTGGGACGGCGACTTCTACTGCCGCGAGCTCTTCGACGCGATCGGGGTCAACGAGTCCGGCGGCGCGGTGCGGCTGGGCCTGATGCACTACAACACCGCCGAGGAGGTCGAGCACCTGCTCGACTGCGTCTCCGCCCTGCGCTGA
- a CDS encoding bacterial proteasome activator family protein produces the protein MTAPGSGDPRAQQVLVVGPDGQPVGESQMSYDDHDGDGTGGIGDLVEQPAKVMRIGTMIKQLLEEVRAAPLDDASRNRLRDIHASSIRELEQGLAPELREELERIALPFNEDETPSDAELRIAQAQLVGWLEGVFHGIQTALFAQQMAARAQLEEMRRKALPGGPTGAETRPGGGQYL, from the coding sequence ATGACAGCACCCGGCAGCGGTGACCCCCGCGCGCAGCAGGTCCTGGTCGTGGGCCCGGACGGCCAGCCCGTCGGGGAGTCGCAGATGTCCTACGACGACCACGACGGCGACGGCACCGGCGGCATCGGCGACCTGGTCGAGCAGCCGGCGAAGGTCATGCGGATCGGCACGATGATCAAGCAGCTGCTGGAGGAGGTGCGCGCCGCGCCCCTGGACGACGCCAGCCGCAACCGGCTGCGCGACATCCACGCCTCCTCGATCCGCGAGCTCGAGCAGGGCCTGGCGCCGGAGCTGCGCGAGGAGCTGGAGCGGATCGCGCTGCCGTTCAACGAGGACGAGACGCCCTCGGACGCCGAGCTGCGGATCGCCCAGGCCCAGCTGGTCGGCTGGCTGGAGGGGGTCTTCCACGGGATCCAGACCGCGCTGTTCGCCCAGCAGATGGCCGCCCGCGCGCAGCTGGAGGAGATGCGGCGCAAGGCGCTGCCCGGCGGCCCCACCGGCGCTGAGACCCGCCCGGGCGGCGGCCAGTACCTGTAG